Genomic window (Bosea vaviloviae):
TCGCGATGCCCGCGGATTCGCAATTGATCACCGCCTTTCGCCAAGGCGGCTATCTGGAGCTGGTCGCGAATGACCGGCGCCTGGCCTTCGCCTTGACCTCGACTTCGGAAATGCTGCCCGCCCTCGTCGAATGCGCCCGCCAGAGCGCCAGCATTCGAGGGCCGGTCACCCCGTCGCCCGGCCAGAATGCACCCCGGCCATCGGAGGCCGACGCACAGGCCCGGGCGGAGAAGAAGGCGGTTCTCGAAAAGAGCCGCGACCTGATCCGCGCCAAGGCGCTGGCCTGCATCGGGCGGGAAGGCGGGCCGATGCTCCTCACCGACGAAAAGGCCGAGGTCGTCGCCAAGGCCGCGATGATCTTCTGCAAGGCGGATGTCGATGCGCTGGTGCAGGCGACCATCGAGATCATCGAGCTCGACGGCGCGCGCCCCGCCGACAGGGAGGCCATCCGCCGCGCCGCCGAGCAGCGCGTTCAGGATGTCGTCATGGCGCAGATCATCCGCTCGCGCGGCGAGATGCTCAATCGCAGGAACCAGCCGCCGCCAGTGCCGTCCAGCGGGCCTTCGCCCGCCATTTCGCCGACGCTTTAGAGCCTGCGGCTTATACGCCGGTCCCCGTCCCCACTTTATACCGCAGGATTACCGTCCCGTTCTTCAGCGGCCGGCTCTCCAACAGCTCCATCGTCTGCCGTTCCCCGCCTTCCTTGAAGAAGAGCGTGCCCTCGCCCAGCCGCACCGGCACGATCGCCAGCATCAGCTCGTCGACCTGGTTCGCCTTGAGCAGCGCGTCGACCAGCTCGGCGCTGCCGAAGGCATAGATGTCTTTGCCGGGCGCGGCCCGCAGCGCGGCGATCTCGCCGACGATGTCGGCCGTCACCCGCGTATTGTTCCAGTCGGACGCCGTGAGCGTGCGCGAGGCGACGAGCTTGGGCAGGGCGTTCATGAAGCGCGTCACCACGCTGTCCCCGGCCTTCGTCCAATGGGCCTTCATGCCCTCATAGGTGACGCGGCCGAAGACCAGCATCTGGGCGCTAGCGCCGAATCCGTGGCTGAGCGCCTCCATCTCCTCACCCCAGCCGAGGCTGTGGAAATCGAGATCCCATTTCTTCGCGCCCTCGAAATAGCCGTCGAGGCTCACGAGGTTCCAGACGATCACCTTGGCCATGTCATCCTCCTGCTGTTGGCGCCCGCCGACGCTGCTCTTGACCGCTTGCGTTTTGCAAGCAGTTGGCTTTTAGCTAAACCGATTGTATTATGCAAGCGGTTTTTGGCGAAGCGCGTAGGAGAGACGCATGGAAGAGACCGGCCGCTCGACCTGCCCGATCAACTTGACGCTCGAAATCCTTGGGGATCGCTGGAGCCTGATCGTCCTGCGCGACATGATGTTCGGCAATCGCCGGCATTTTCGCGAGCTCCTGACGAAATCGGATGAGGGCATCGCCTCGAACATCCTCGCCGACCGGCTGAAGCGCCTGGTCGGGCACGGGCTGATCTCGCGCCGCGACGACGCCTCCCACAAGCAGAAGGGGATCTACAGCCTGACCGAAATGGGGGTTTCGCTGGTGCCGGTCTTCGCCGCGATGGGCGATTGGGGCCGGCGCTTCCTGCCGGTGAGCGAGGACATGTCGATCCGCGCCGAATTGCTCGCCGATGGCGGCCCGGCGCTCTGGGAGCGGTTCATGGAGGAGCTGCGCTTCCTCCATCTCGGCGCCCCGCGCCCACGGGACTCCGTGCTGGCGAGGCTGACCGAGGCCTATCGCTGCGCGGTCGAGCGCAAG
Coding sequences:
- a CDS encoding dihydrofolate reductase family protein → MAKVIVWNLVSLDGYFEGAKKWDLDFHSLGWGEEMEALSHGFGASAQMLVFGRVTYEGMKAHWTKAGDSVVTRFMNALPKLVASRTLTASDWNNTRVTADIVGEIAALRAAPGKDIYAFGSAELVDALLKANQVDELMLAIVPVRLGEGTLFFKEGGERQTMELLESRPLKNGTVILRYKVGTGTGV
- a CDS encoding winged helix-turn-helix transcriptional regulator; protein product: MEETGRSTCPINLTLEILGDRWSLIVLRDMMFGNRRHFRELLTKSDEGIASNILADRLKRLVGHGLISRRDDASHKQKGIYSLTEMGVSLVPVFAAMGDWGRRFLPVSEDMSIRAELLADGGPALWERFMEELRFLHLGAPRPRDSVLARLTEAYRCAVERKRAAGAEPAAA